The genomic interval GGCTGAGCCGTCTCCACAGATGAAGGAGACTCTTCTTTCCTTACATGAAGCTTTGAACTTATGGTAGGAAATGACTTTTGGTTCCTTACTTTTAAAGTGAAATCCCGTTTACCTTTAGAACttcaagttttgttttctgagctcATCTTTGCTTGTGAAATTCGGCTCAGTGGTCTTCAgcatgtttatctctgtacctttGACTAGGGTAGTTGGAATGACTTATCAGGATACATTGTTTCTTTCAAATAGCATGTCTGAGGGGGCATGTCCATTGTCTAAAGCTTATTAACAGCAAGATATATTAAGTCTGGTGAAGCCGAGTGGAGACTTTGTCCTGGTTTACTCTCCTAGACATGTCATATCCTCAAGGGGCTCTCATTCTTGGCCAGGGTAGGAGTCTGTCTTCTAATATGACTGTCAGAAAGTCTCTGTCATTGCCCTTTCCACGGGTACCTTAATTTACAGTATGAAGGTCTCTTGCCTTAGACTGCAGATCACTGAGGACAGGATCTGTACCAAATCTTAGTCATTATTttagtgtttctgtttttaaaatgtcctcagtctatcttttttctcttcctcctcaagatggggtttctctgtgtaacagctctggctgtcctagaatttgttttgtagactaggctgaccttgaactcacagagatctccctgcctctgcctcccaagtgctgggattaaagcatgcaccaccCTGCCTGGCAGTCTACATTTTCTAAAACTCAATAACTAAGTATACTATTTAATATGTTCAAAGGCCAAAGTCTACCCTAGCCTGAAATGTGACACGAGTGACCAGGTGATCGGCTAGGGTATCTATAGCCATCTTAATGTTGAACAACTTCTCCAGCTTTCTCAGACCAGGAGTCCTTGTGGAGTCTTGTCCTTGAAGCTCCAAATGCAAAGTCTAAAGTCAGTTCCTCACTTCAAATGTGACAGAGCTTGGGTGAAAGAAACAAATGCAACAttgtgtagaaaaaaaattagcGATGGATAGTTTCTGGATAGTGAACTTCGTTTGCAGAAGATTGGGTTAACTTAGGACTCTTTTCAGAAAGAGGAGACAAGTGGCCTGCTTCCTCTGCTTTGGCATACACATACCTTGGGACATTGTGGTCACTATGGCACTAGggtaagaaataaacaaaatcccaAGAAGAGAGCCAGGGTGACATGACATACTCAGGACTGTGGATCTTACCAGGTGATGGAAGACCCGTCTCCCAGGATGCTCCTGATCTCAGTCCGGCATCTGTCCTGATGCTCAGGGTTCAGAGCCAAGCAGTAAAGGAGCCAGGAGATGCTAGCTGCAGAGGCGTCATGTCCTGCCCACATGAAGGTGTTCACCTCAGATCGAAGGTCGGCATCTGAGAAGGCTCTTTCATCTCCAGCCTACAACACCCAGCAAAGATTCCTGGATGAACCGTGCATCACAGACATTTGGGGACACCATCAAAATGATAGTGTTACAGAATGCTAGAGTTTCAAATAAAGGCTTTCACTTTAGTTTCCCAACCACACACTACAAGTCCTACTTTGCTCAGAGCACAAAGGAGAATCAATGTTACAAAAGAAAAGTAGGCTTTGAGTAAGCACTTGGAGTATTGCACACcctccaaataaaaacaaccaggTAAGTTAGTATTCATGGGCTCCTAGCAGGTCTCAGTCTTTCCAGCAAGAGGCAATGGCTCACAGCAGTCTACTGCTAGGATTTAGCTGAAGAGGTTTATTCTGCCTTCCTGTCCAGACTCCACTAGCTCATCCACCCTCCCACACAGTTAGCAGCTGTTTGAGTAGGCCTAGCCTTTTGGTGCATTTACCTGGGCAGAAAGAACAATATCCAGAAAATTTTGAGACGTTTGAATGTCATCCTGCTTCACTTGATTCTTGAGGATTTTCTTCCTGTCCTGGATTATCTTTTCTGCATAGAGTAATAGTCTTCATTACCAAAGGGGACAGCAAAGTCAACCAAAGTCAAATACATTATAAAGCAACACAGCATCCACACAAAGCGTCACGTCTGCGTTCAGAGTCCAGAGTGTGCGTACTATATCTAAACACATTAAACTTGTATGAATGGTTTATTTTCCATCAATAGACAACCTTTAACAAAAGTTTCAAACAGAAGAGACCAAAAATTAGTTTCTAGCAGTGGACAAGCAAGATGATTGCAAAGTTAGATGCAAGTGGCCAATCATTTTCCTCCCCAGTCTTAAATCTTGTCTTTATGGAAATTATCCAATGATATCACCAGCAGAGAAAACACCCAGCATACAAAACTAAAGGAGCTAAAAGCAAGtaagcaaacagacagacagacaaaaagagaaCATGGGACAGACAGAATATGTACAGCCACCTTCTACAAAATTAGTTTGTTTCCTGACTTAATTGGGGTCAATTTTGCTATTTGAATTTACCATTTCATATAAATCTTAAGTGAATTTAAATGGAAGGTAGTGGGATAGtatgctttgattttaaaaaacattttctatatATCATGGGTTTAGGTTCTCCTCCATGTTCATGGAAGCAAAGCTATTTGAAGTCAGCAAGTTCAAAAAAAAGGCACAGTAGTAGGAGGGGGAGCAGTTGGAGGGAGGGGACAAGAGAAAATAATGTGGGAATGAAGATGATCAAAATTGTATACGTGTATGAAATTGCGAACTAAGTTACTGTTGGGGCTGGACTaataggtcagtggttaagagcactggctactttctcagaggacccaggttcaatttccaacactcACTTAGCAAAATtataggctggctttgaactcacaggaaccacctgcctcagcctcctgagtgctgggataaagggcATGTACCACACCACCATATCCAGTTTTTGTGTGTCTTTTGAATACATACCCACATCTACTCATTCCTCCATACCTATGCCATGTAAGCATTGTAGCTTATAATTATTACTTAATTTACTGCACAAGAAAGCCGCATGCAATGTACATTTTGCAATCTTAAATGCTCCCTCGCTATATATGTATTAGTAATAATTGCATACAATTAAATTGCATAATACATGGATAATCAGGGAGTAAACTTATCTTAAAGGACAGAATTGCAGTTATTTGAGCAGTGACCATATTAAAGCTCTGTTAAGAACAAGAGTTTTTACTTGCTTACCGTGAGAGTTATCCTTCTATGAataagacaggcatggtggtgcatggaTTTGGGCAACCCACACCCAAGACATGCCTGTGTTTTTACCTGTGCACTGATGTATCACTTTTCCTAATTCCTGGAAGCAGTGGCCCTTAGTACTGAGTTTGAAAATTATGTCATGATGATGCCAGAAATTGTACAAGCGAGAAGAAATGATTTCACCAAGTTCAAATGTGGCCTTCATGTAAGATTCATAGGTGCTGGAAGAAGAACATGGAACAGTGGGTTAATGATTGACTCAGATCACGGTGAACTTGTTTACTGTCCCATCACTGACCCGTTTATTTGGCAGTTGGTCTCCTGGCCAAAAGCACATTTCATTATTATGTCCAGGGTCATCAAGTTGATGTGTTCAAAAACCTCGACGGTTGTTTCCTGAGTGGTCCACGTTTTCTCCCATTTATCCTGCCAGAGGAGGCCAAGATCaatatcatcaccatcatcaaatGGCCTTTACTTGACTACTTTCCCCCTTATTGTCTCAGGACCTGACAGGAACTGAAGGCCAGGAGTAAATCACCCATGTATTTACTCTGGGCATGAGGAAAAGAAGCACactctaggccagtgagaaagAGCATGACTTGGATTTCACGCCTGGCAAATGGTCTTTCAACAACTGTCTCAGCTCTGCAACAAATGGTACAGAGTTCCACACACCATCTAAGTAAGATTGCAACACGTGGGGTTTCCCTGGGCTCCCTCTACCTTCAACCCCCAACCTGCTAGATATCCCATCACACCTCTCAACCATTATATCACACCTCAAATAAACTAAGAAcgcttttcaaaatcatcttaGATTCAGCTTAGATTGgacaacaccaatagacatgctaagtTTTAGATGAGGAGCTACAAACAACTAACAACTGAAATTACTGCACAAGAAAGCCACACGCAGTGTATATTTTGCAATCTTAAATACTCCCTTGCTATATGTATTAGTAGTAATTGTATATAACCTGGGACAGGGCAAATAAGCCTCCCCCAGGAGTGAGCCCCCCTAAATGGTTATtcaatatcaaatggtcagctctgaaaacacttacatacaagcaacactaaatggttGTATtggtatttgtatatttatatatacatgaagcAATTATTACTAAAGAAAAAGATCATAGATttgagagggaacaggggatgaTTACACGAAAGGAGTTgatgggaggagaaggaagaggggatgcTATAGttatatttaacttaaaaattgcaaataagccgggcggtggcacacccctttaatcccagcacttgggaggcagaggcagttggatttctgagttcgaggccagcctggtctacagagtgagttccaggacagccagggctacacagagaaaccctgtctcgagaaaccaaaaataaaaataaaaataaaaataaaaacaataaaaaatatttctgagtcAAACACTGGGAACAGAAAGAGGCCTGCAAAAGGAGTTGCTGTGGGGAGCTGGCTCTTACTTCCTCACAGAAAGAGGCCTACTCACACAGCCTGAAATGTGTTGTCTGACTGCTAAGCTGCCCAAAGTGCCCATCCTCCAGTTGTATTTATCACAACAAACACCTTTTGTCTAAAAATGCGAATGaatagaaatgtttaaatttagttCAGCCTATGTTTGTGTGGAGTACCTACAGGTGTCAGCTTAGGTGCCGAATGCTGAGTACCTAACAGGTGACAAATTAGGTACTGAAAGCTTGGAGACTGAATACAAAGCAGAATTTGAAAGCCTTTCGCTGAAGTGTCTATTATTTGGTCAGATGGCTTATAGCTAAAGGGGAGTTAACCTTTATAAAGAATCAGgctttttttaatgaatatatattagtTGTACCTATTAATAGAATTCAGTGTGATATTTCAACTGAGGCATCTGAGGAGAGCTGATGAGCCCATGTGCTAGGTTTGGAAGAAATGAGCTTGTGGTGCTCTGGAAGCATtcagcaggaggaggaagtatGCAAGCAGGGGAAAATGGGCCTGAGAAATGCAGAGGGCAGAAACGAGGAGAAGAAATGGTCACTGGTGGAGCTGAATTGTTCCAGACTCTGAGCAGTGTGGCGGAAGACGCTATCCCCCACCCCGCTCCCTGCTCCCTGTCCTCCTTCCTTGAACCTGGTTGCTCTCCAGTTTCTGCCCTGAGAActccttcccactgatgtcctaCTCTATTCCTGTGGAAGTTTGGCCTGGTCACTAGCCTGTAACAACTGTTTCCTGGGAACAGAGTATGTATGGGCTTGCAGGTAAGGAGGGAAATCTGGTTTTGTGGTACTTGAAGTTTATGAAGAAACTGTATTAATTGGTTGTCTAACTTtcttgctacgcacactcgtctactccagtcacatccaaaatatcggggataaaatcctgataaaggataagaggcaataagattccaaaaggagatctgtgcctcctggatttcggGCAAGGATTTTGCtgatatcccctaactcagatgtgttccagattagtctttccaatcgtcaacacgacCTGATGATTAGgtataaaggtaccccaagaaatgattcgtaaatggttaagattgggcattgtctcctggccgacacaatgtttctaacctatcctggtttattaccaagctccccataacttgtaatttccctcaaagtatctgcctcgccacagctagcaacagaggttgAGTACATTCTTTAGGACAATagatagtttaatgttttacgtactagagagtaatcgaagggctttcactcaaggacattagctagaagtgttaggtcaggtcggaactccccactgcctgccccgggctagaaccagagaattagcaggaaacgctagattgaaacctcctggtcattgccccagcagaaccagagaattagcctaggaatatcaaaatacctcaacagggagggttccactcctcttcctcctgcttcacacctagctaccagactctactgaccttgatgtgcggtcacctgcctacgtgactcttaacatcagccctgcttgctgtatgctacttaagcctgcttgtcactttgtacaaGGTCTAGcatgaggactgggagaagaagaaggacttggactcgcatgcaggactagcacgagaacttagatgggctaggactcagattcatgcaatccgcagtcccccgggcccagaagATCCCTGACTACCTATGAGATGAACCTCATAGTTCAGCCCTTCGTGCCCATCAGCCAAGTCCATTTCAACCTCAAACCTTTGCTCACATCACTCTGCCTAGGGGTTTCTTGTTCTGCAAATCACCTTTATTGGTGGTAAATCTGAAATTTGAAGCCAGTTAGCTGCACACGGCTTCCTTACCTGTCTCCCACAATGCCTGATATCTGAGTCTTACTGGCCACAGAGTGTTAGACTCTAAGGCAGAGGGCCAGCTCTTGTACTTTAATCACCTGAAGAAGCCAGGAAAGGCTTACACAGACATCGTCACTCAGTGGGTACTTGCATTCTGATTAGTTTCTAGAAATCagctttgatttttctcaatCCATTATATAAACTAATCTAGTGTTTCACTTACCAGCATCATGTTCACTGAGTGGGCCATCATGTCCACACATGGTTTTAGGATGTCCTGATGGAATGCAGGAGTTAGGAGGCAGCGGTGTTGGAACCACCTGGGCCCATCTAAATTCAGGAGTCCTCTTCCTTGAGGAAGAaaatgcacataaactcatgcattTTAATAGGTGAGGAGAGATGAGGAACACAAACAGCCTGATGTCACTGATTCATGAACTGACACGAAGTAGTAGTGAACATCAAGAAGCTGACTGATGCCGGGAgggggtggtgcacgcctttaatcccagcacttgggaggcagaggcaggtggatttctgagttcaaggccagcctgttctacagagtaagttccaggacagagaaaccctgtctcaaaaaaaaaaaaagctgatgcTCACACCAAGGTTAATGCATTTAACACTGTGAGGAAGTGTTCCAAAGCCTGAAAGGCTTTGAGACATGATGAGCCTTAGTTTCACAGTGATAGGATGTGTTATTCTGCATTGTGTATTTAGtgaaggcacacacacaagacacttAACCTTAAGTTAAGACTTTAAGTTTGAATAAcatcctttacattttttttttattgggtgttagagagatgactcagcggttaagagcactgactgctcttccagaggtcctgaattcaattcccagcaaccacatggtggctcacaaccatccataatgggatctgatgcccttttctggtgtatcttAAGATAGCAAGaatgtactcatagacataattctaaaaataaataagaataaataattcttaaaatttttttattaacatttcttcatacattgtgttttgatcatatttttggCTTTCCCAAACTTCTCCCAGACCCTACCTCTCTGTCCActcaacttcatttttttttcctttctctcaaaaaaagaaaaacacaaaagaaccaaaaattcaaaatcaaaatggacaaacaaacaagagaaattAAATAACCTGAAACCTAGTGCACAATAAACCATGGcgtctgttttgtgttggccaactactcctgggaATGCACCCTGCCCTGAATTCACACAGTGACTCTCCACTGGAGAACACTGATTTTCCATCTCCCAGCAGGTATTAACTGAAAATAATTTCCAGGTTAGGGTGGGACTTTGTGGTCATTTCCCACTCTTTTAGTGCTGGGATTCTGTGCTTACAAAGTGACAGGTTGGTGACATTTGGTTTGGTGCTCTTAGAATGCTGGCCATTGCATAAAGTACTGGGAATCCAGTGTTCGCCTCTCAGCAGCCATGGCACTGACTTTTATGATCATTTCAAAGATGAGGAAAATGAGTCTTAGAGAGATTAAATTTCTTCCCTAAGATCAAGTAGTCTATTGATATGAACAACAACGAGTGAATCTAAGGGGCTCTGAATCCAAAGCCTGTACTCTTTCATTTAATTCCGTCCTGGTCTAAAATGAACATCAACAGTATGAAGAAAGCAGCTTAATTTATCTGCTTTCAGGATTAATTTATCTTTCTTAGTGAAGCTAAGACTGAAGAGTTCACACACGTGTTGTCTTCGAGGAACAGACAAGGGTActttctgtgacttttttttccccctgggttGACCTTTGACACTGGATTGACATTTAACCGTCTCTTAGATGACTCTCCTTATAGATCTTACTCTTTAGAAATGTTGTGTGTTCACGTGTCATCCACTGTTGGTTTTTTCCTGaaattgagatagggtctctcactagctGGGAATTTACCAATGGGTTAGGTTGGCTGTCCAGCCCAGAGACCTGCCTATTCCTGCTTCCCCAAGAATTACAAATGTATGTTATTAtgaccctctttttttttttttatgtaggaCTGAGAGTTGAATTCGTGTCTCCTGATTCCATGTTTAAactttagaaataatattttttaggTGGGAATACAAAACACTGTCTGGCATCGTGGAGTTTTCATATTTACATGTCATTATACTCGGTGCTCACTTgactcctccctctgcctctatcccCACTTCCCTTG from Mastomys coucha isolate ucsf_1 unplaced genomic scaffold, UCSF_Mcou_1 pScaffold18, whole genome shotgun sequence carries:
- the LOC116096432 gene encoding cytochrome P450 4X1 isoform X2 — translated: MEASWLETRWARPLHLALVFCLALVLMQAMKLYLRRQRLLRDLRPFPGPPAHWLLGHQKFLQEDNMETLDEIVKQYPCAFPCWVGPFQAFFYIYDPDYAKIFLSRTDPKTQYLHQLMTPCIGRGLLNLDGPRWFQHRCLLTPAFHQDILKPCVDMMAHSVNMMLDKWEKTWTTQETTVEVFEHINLMTLDIIMKCAFGQETNCQINGTYESYMKATFELGEIISSRLYNFWHHHDIIFKLSTKGHCFQELGKVIHQCTEKIIQDRKKILKNQVKQDDIQTSQNFLDIVLSAQAGDERAFSDADLRSEVNTFMWAGHDASAASISWLLYCLALNPEHQDRCRTEIRSILGDGSSITWEQLDEMSYTTMCIKETLRLVPPVPSISRELSKPLTLPDGHSLPAGMTVVLNIWGLHHNPAVWKDPKVFDPLRFTKETSDQRHPYAFLPFSSGPRKK